Proteins from a genomic interval of Kitasatospora herbaricolor:
- a CDS encoding ABC transporter ATP-binding protein, with translation MGIEVIVEGLTKSFGRQTVWQDVSLTLPPGEVSVLLGPSGTGKTVFLKSVIGLLKPERGRVLVNGVDMVNSPERDIYEVRKLFGLMFQDGALFGSMSLFDNIAFPLREHTRTKESQIRRIVMERMEMVGLLGAERKLPGEISGGMRKRAGLARALVLDPQIVLCDEPDSGLDPVRTSYLSQLLIDLNAQTDATMLIVTHNLDIAATVPDNMGMLFRRGLVAFGPREVLLTSEEPVVRQFLTGRREGPIGMSEEKDEATLAGELRYGESPPAPPGPLPAQLEPSPRLPARSAVRRRQARVRELWDELPAPARAALGAAAAPGPGERA, from the coding sequence ATGGGAATCGAAGTGATCGTCGAAGGTCTGACCAAGTCGTTCGGCCGCCAGACCGTCTGGCAGGACGTCTCGCTCACGCTGCCGCCCGGTGAGGTCAGCGTGCTGCTCGGGCCGTCCGGCACCGGCAAGACGGTGTTCCTGAAGTCCGTGATCGGCCTGCTGAAGCCCGAGCGGGGCCGGGTGCTCGTCAACGGCGTCGACATGGTGAACAGCCCCGAACGGGACATCTACGAAGTCCGCAAGCTGTTCGGCCTGATGTTCCAGGACGGCGCCCTGTTCGGCTCGATGTCGCTCTTCGACAACATCGCCTTCCCGCTGCGCGAGCACACCCGCACCAAGGAGTCACAGATCCGGCGGATCGTGATGGAGCGGATGGAGATGGTCGGCCTGCTCGGCGCCGAGCGCAAACTGCCCGGTGAGATCTCCGGGGGGATGCGCAAACGCGCCGGGCTGGCAAGGGCGTTGGTGCTGGACCCGCAGATCGTCCTGTGCGACGAGCCGGACTCCGGGCTCGACCCGGTCCGCACCTCCTACCTCTCCCAGCTGCTCATCGACCTCAACGCGCAGACCGACGCGACGATGCTGATCGTCACCCACAACCTCGACATCGCCGCGACCGTGCCGGACAACATGGGCATGCTGTTCCGCCGCGGGCTGGTCGCCTTCGGCCCGCGGGAGGTGCTGCTGACCAGCGAGGAGCCCGTCGTCCGGCAGTTCCTGACCGGTCGCCGGGAGGGCCCGATCGGGATGTCGGAGGAGAAGGACGAGGCGACCCTGGCCGGCGAACTCCGTTACGGCGAAAGCCCGCCCGCGCCGCCCGGGCCGCTCCCCGCGCAGCTGGAGCCGTCGCCCAGGCTGCCCGCGAGGTCGGCCGTGCGGCGGCGGCAGGCCAGGGTCCGGGAGCTGTGGGACGAGCTGCCGGCGCCGGCCCGGGCCGCCCTCGGCGCCGCCGCGGCGCCCGGCCCGGGGGAGCGGGCATGA
- a CDS encoding primosomal protein N' has product MSSTDEAGGSGAPEQLAFIRETVRRAKPRTWLGAQRAEHLPVARVLVDKGLLHLDQFFDYAVPANMAEEAVPGVRVRVRFGARVVNGRREGGELHDGFIVERRADSDYAGPLAPLAQVLSPEPVLTPALLRLCRTVADRYAGTLADVLQLAVPPRHAKAEAEPSPPPAPLPAAPEPGSWSRYPQGPEFLAALAAGHAPRAVWTALPGPSWPQEIARAVAATLAGGRGALVVLPDGRSTARVDEALTELLGGGLHATLAADLGPKERYRRWLAVSRGSVRAAVGTRAAMFAPVRDLGLVVVWSDGDGSHADPRAPHPHVREVALLRAAEEGAGVLLGGHAVTVEGAQLVNTGWARPLAADRATVREVAPRVRTVTDLDQARDAAAQQARLPSLAWQTAREALATGPVLIQVPRRGYVPRLACGRCRTPARCRHCEGPLEAASSDAPLRCGWCGEAEERWHCAECGSFRLRAQVVGARRTAEELGKAFPRIPVRTSGRDAVLLSVPAEPALVISTPGAEPVAEGGYAAALLLDGWALLSRPDLRAGEEALRLWLAAAALVRPASEGGTVVVVAEPTARAVQALIRWDPAGHAAFELEERAQLHFPPVSRMASVTGAPAAVADLLGLTRLPEGADVLGPVPVFGGRRGEEVERALLRVAPGQGAALASALKAAQIARIALRTPEPVKVRIDPLEIG; this is encoded by the coding sequence CCGGGGGGAGCGGGGCGCCGGAGCAGCTCGCGTTCATCCGCGAGACGGTCCGCCGCGCCAAGCCGCGCACCTGGCTGGGCGCCCAACGGGCCGAGCACCTGCCGGTGGCCCGGGTGCTGGTCGACAAGGGGCTGCTCCACCTCGACCAGTTCTTCGACTACGCCGTGCCCGCCAACATGGCCGAGGAGGCCGTGCCGGGCGTCCGGGTCCGGGTCCGGTTCGGGGCGCGGGTGGTCAACGGACGCCGCGAGGGCGGCGAACTGCACGACGGGTTCATCGTCGAACGCCGGGCCGACAGCGACTACGCCGGCCCGCTGGCACCGCTCGCCCAGGTGCTCTCGCCCGAGCCGGTGCTCACACCCGCCCTGCTGCGGCTCTGCCGCACGGTCGCCGACCGGTACGCCGGCACCCTCGCGGACGTCCTCCAGCTGGCCGTGCCGCCCCGGCACGCCAAGGCCGAGGCCGAGCCCTCCCCGCCGCCGGCGCCGCTGCCCGCCGCCCCCGAACCGGGCAGCTGGAGCCGCTACCCGCAGGGGCCGGAGTTCCTGGCGGCGCTCGCCGCCGGCCACGCCCCGCGCGCCGTCTGGACGGCGCTGCCCGGCCCGAGCTGGCCGCAGGAGATCGCCCGGGCGGTCGCCGCCACCCTGGCCGGCGGGCGCGGCGCCCTGGTCGTGCTGCCCGACGGGCGGTCCACCGCCCGGGTCGACGAGGCCCTCACCGAGCTGCTCGGCGGCGGCCTGCACGCCACCCTCGCCGCCGACCTCGGCCCCAAGGAGCGCTATCGGCGCTGGCTGGCGGTCAGCCGCGGTTCGGTCCGCGCCGCGGTCGGCACCCGGGCGGCGATGTTCGCCCCCGTCCGGGACCTCGGCCTGGTGGTGGTCTGGTCGGACGGCGATGGCAGCCACGCCGACCCGCGCGCCCCGCACCCGCACGTGCGCGAGGTCGCGCTGCTGCGCGCCGCCGAGGAGGGGGCCGGCGTCCTGCTCGGGGGGCACGCGGTCACCGTGGAGGGCGCGCAGCTGGTGAACACGGGCTGGGCCCGGCCGCTGGCCGCCGACCGGGCGACCGTCCGGGAGGTCGCACCGCGGGTCCGCACCGTCACCGACCTGGACCAGGCCAGGGACGCCGCCGCCCAGCAGGCCCGGCTGCCCAGCCTGGCCTGGCAGACGGCCCGGGAGGCGCTGGCCACCGGCCCGGTCCTGATCCAGGTGCCCCGCCGCGGCTACGTCCCCCGGCTGGCCTGCGGCCGCTGTCGCACACCGGCCCGCTGCCGGCACTGCGAGGGGCCGCTGGAGGCGGCCTCGTCGGACGCGCCGCTGCGCTGCGGCTGGTGCGGGGAGGCCGAGGAGCGGTGGCACTGCGCCGAATGCGGCTCGTTCCGCCTGCGGGCCCAGGTGGTCGGCGCCCGGCGGACGGCGGAGGAGCTCGGCAAGGCCTTCCCGAGGATCCCCGTCCGTACCTCCGGGCGGGACGCGGTGCTGCTCTCGGTGCCGGCCGAGCCCGCGCTGGTGATCTCCACCCCGGGCGCCGAGCCGGTGGCCGAAGGCGGCTACGCGGCCGCGCTGCTGCTGGACGGCTGGGCCCTGCTGAGCCGGCCCGACCTGCGGGCGGGGGAGGAGGCCCTGCGGCTCTGGCTGGCGGCGGCCGCGCTGGTCCGGCCGGCGAGCGAGGGCGGCACGGTGGTGGTCGTGGCGGAGCCGACGGCCCGGGCCGTCCAGGCGCTGATCCGGTGGGACCCGGCCGGCCACGCCGCCTTCGAGCTGGAGGAACGGGCCCAGCTGCACTTCCCGCCGGTCTCCCGGATGGCCTCGGTCACCGGGGCGCCGGCGGCGGTGGCCGACCTGCTCGGCCTCACCCGGCTGCCGGAGGGTGCGGACGTCCTCGGCCCCGTGCCGGTGTTCGGCGGGCGGCGCGGTGAGGAGGTCGAGCGGGCGCTGCTCCGGGTCGCCCCCGGCCAGGGGGCCGCACTGGCCTCCGCGCTGAAGGCGGCGCAGATCGCCCGGATCGCCCTGCGGACACCGGAGCCGGTGAAGGTGCGGATCGACCCGCTGGAGATCGGGTGA
- the def gene encoding peptide deformylase: MPIQPIRIFGDPVLRATAQPVTTFDKELRTLVKDLTDTMLDAPGAGLAAPQLGISLRVFTYHVDGVTGHLVNPDLSLSEEEQEGPEGCLSLPGLRFDTRRAFGVVAKGFDMYGEPVTVEGTQLLARCIQHETDHLDGIIFIDRLDRERRKAALKAIRESDWGDGPAPTVRVSPHSTFGGAR; encoded by the coding sequence TTGCCGATCCAGCCGATCCGCATCTTCGGGGACCCGGTCCTGCGCGCCACCGCACAGCCGGTGACCACCTTCGACAAAGAGCTGCGCACGCTGGTCAAGGACCTCACCGACACCATGCTGGACGCCCCCGGCGCCGGGCTGGCCGCGCCTCAACTCGGCATCTCGCTGAGGGTGTTCACCTACCACGTGGACGGCGTCACCGGGCACCTGGTGAACCCGGACCTCAGCCTCAGCGAGGAGGAGCAGGAAGGCCCCGAGGGCTGCCTCTCGCTGCCCGGCCTGCGTTTCGACACCCGGCGCGCCTTCGGCGTGGTCGCCAAGGGCTTCGACATGTACGGCGAGCCGGTCACCGTCGAGGGCACCCAGCTGCTCGCCCGCTGCATCCAGCACGAGACCGACCACCTGGACGGCATCATCTTCATCGACCGCCTCGACCGTGAGCGGCGCAAGGCCGCGCTCAAGGCGATCCGGGAGTCCGACTGGGGGGACGGGCCCGCCCCGACCGTCCGGGTCTCCCCGCACAGCACCTTCGGCGGCGCCCGCTGA
- a CDS encoding RsmB/NOP family class I SAM-dependent RNA methyltransferase yields MSTPGSTPGAKRPPRPHRRPKKDPARTVAFRALRAVDERDAYANLILPSLLREAEQKHNLDRRDAALATELVYGTLRLQGTYDAVIAACIDRPLREVDPPVLDVLSLGAHQLLTTRIPSHAAVSATVELARAVLGDGKAKFVNAVLRRISAQDLDAWIAQVAPPYEKDAEDHLAVVHSHPRWVVSALWDSLGRWQPDASGRTAVEELLRADNERPEVTLVARPGRATVEELAEALPESTPGRWSPYAVRLAEGGDPGALETVKENRVGVQDEGSQLVALALAAAPLDGPDRVWLDGCAGPGGKAALLAALAARRGAALVASEKQPHRARLVARALEGNPGPYTVIAADGTRPAWRPGTFDRVLVDVPCSGLGALRRRPEARWRRRPEDIAAFGPLQRDLLRGAVAATRIGGVVGYATCSPHLAETRAVVDDVLREEGGRLEWIDARPLLPGVPALGDGPDVQLWPHLHGTDAMYLALLRRTA; encoded by the coding sequence ATGAGCACCCCCGGCAGCACCCCCGGCGCCAAGCGCCCCCCTCGCCCGCACCGCCGCCCCAAGAAGGACCCGGCCCGGACGGTCGCCTTCCGCGCCCTGCGGGCCGTCGACGAGCGCGACGCCTACGCCAACCTGATCCTGCCCTCGCTGCTCCGCGAGGCCGAGCAGAAGCACAACCTCGACCGCCGTGACGCCGCCCTCGCCACCGAGCTGGTCTACGGCACCCTGCGGCTCCAGGGCACCTACGACGCGGTCATCGCCGCCTGCATCGACCGGCCGCTGCGCGAGGTCGACCCGCCGGTCCTGGACGTCCTCTCGCTCGGCGCGCACCAGCTGCTCACCACCCGCATCCCCAGCCACGCCGCCGTCTCCGCGACCGTCGAACTGGCCCGGGCCGTGCTCGGCGACGGCAAGGCCAAGTTCGTCAACGCCGTCCTGCGCCGGATCAGCGCCCAGGACCTCGACGCCTGGATCGCCCAGGTCGCCCCGCCGTACGAGAAGGACGCCGAGGACCACCTCGCCGTCGTCCACTCGCACCCGCGCTGGGTCGTCTCCGCGCTCTGGGACTCGCTCGGCCGCTGGCAGCCCGACGCCTCCGGGCGGACGGCCGTCGAGGAGCTGCTGCGCGCCGACAACGAGCGGCCCGAGGTCACCCTCGTCGCCCGGCCCGGCCGGGCCACCGTCGAGGAACTCGCCGAGGCGCTGCCCGAGTCCACCCCCGGCCGATGGTCCCCCTACGCCGTCCGGCTCGCCGAGGGCGGCGACCCCGGCGCGCTGGAGACGGTCAAGGAGAACCGCGTCGGCGTCCAGGACGAGGGCAGCCAGCTGGTCGCCCTCGCCCTCGCCGCCGCGCCGCTGGACGGCCCCGACCGGGTCTGGCTGGACGGCTGCGCCGGCCCCGGCGGCAAGGCCGCGCTGCTCGCGGCCCTCGCGGCCCGGCGCGGCGCAGCCCTGGTCGCCTCCGAGAAGCAGCCGCACCGGGCCCGGCTGGTCGCCCGCGCGCTGGAGGGCAACCCCGGCCCGTACACCGTGATCGCCGCCGACGGCACCCGGCCGGCCTGGCGGCCGGGCACCTTCGACCGCGTCCTGGTCGACGTGCCCTGCTCCGGTCTCGGCGCGCTGCGCCGCCGGCCCGAGGCCCGCTGGCGCCGCCGGCCCGAGGACATCGCCGCCTTCGGGCCGCTCCAGCGGGACCTGCTGCGCGGCGCCGTCGCCGCCACCCGGATCGGCGGCGTGGTCGGCTACGCCACCTGTTCGCCGCACCTCGCCGAGACCCGGGCCGTGGTCGACGACGTGCTGCGGGAGGAGGGCGGCCGGCTGGAGTGGATCGATGCCCGCCCGCTGCTGCCCGGCGTCCCGGCGCTCGGCGACGGCCCGGACGTCCAGCTCTGGCCGCACCTGCACGGCACCGACGCGATGTACCTGGCGCTGCTGCGGCGCACCGCCTGA
- a CDS encoding MlaE family ABC transporter permease, with translation MTAATRLAGPLRQSGRLFALAATTVREIFRRPFQVRELVEQFWFVASVTILPAALVSIPFGAVIALQVGSLTQQLGAQSFTGGASVLAVVQQASPLIVALLIAGAGGAAICADLGSRTIREELDAMEVMGVSPVQRLVVPRVLATMLVAVLLNGLVSVVGVLGGYFFNVVLQHGTPGAYLASFSALAQLPDLYIGEFKALVFGFVAGVVAAYRGLNPRGGPKGVGDAVNQSVVVTFLLLFFLNMVLTAVYLQIVPPKGA, from the coding sequence ATGACCGCCGCCACCCGCCTGGCCGGGCCGCTGCGGCAGAGCGGCCGGCTGTTCGCGCTCGCCGCCACCACCGTCCGGGAGATCTTCCGCCGGCCGTTCCAGGTACGGGAGCTGGTCGAGCAGTTCTGGTTCGTCGCCAGTGTGACGATCCTGCCCGCCGCGCTGGTCTCGATCCCGTTCGGCGCCGTGATCGCCCTCCAGGTCGGCTCGCTCACCCAGCAGTTGGGCGCCCAGTCGTTCACCGGCGGGGCCAGCGTGCTGGCCGTCGTCCAGCAGGCCAGTCCGCTGATCGTCGCCCTGCTGATCGCGGGCGCCGGCGGCGCGGCGATCTGCGCCGACCTCGGCTCCCGGACCATCCGCGAGGAGCTGGACGCGATGGAGGTGATGGGCGTCTCGCCCGTCCAACGCCTGGTGGTGCCGAGGGTGCTGGCCACGATGCTGGTGGCCGTGCTGCTCAACGGGCTGGTGTCGGTGGTCGGCGTCCTCGGCGGCTACTTCTTCAACGTCGTTCTGCAGCACGGGACTCCGGGCGCCTACCTGGCGAGCTTCTCGGCCCTCGCCCAGCTGCCGGACCTGTACATCGGCGAGTTCAAGGCGCTGGTCTTCGGCTTCGTGGCCGGCGTCGTCGCGGCCTACCGGGGCCTGAACCCCCGGGGCGGCCCGAAGGGCGTCGGGGACGCCGTCAACCAGTCCGTGGTGGTGACCTTCCTGCTGCTGTTCTTCCTGAACATGGTGCTCACGGCGGTCTACCTGCAGATCGTCCCGCCGAAGGGAGCCTGA
- the fmt gene encoding methionyl-tRNA formyltransferase, producing the protein MRLVFAGTPEVAVPALDALLASDRHEVVAVVTRPDAPAGRGRKLVASPVAQRAEEAGIEILKPAKPSDPDFLARLAEIAPDCCPVVAYGALIRPGALEIPVHGWVNLHFSLLPAWRGAAPVQHAVLAGDEVTGASTFRIEQGLDSGPVFGVITEEIRPTDTSGELLTRLAHSGARLLSATMDGIEDGGLQAVPQPADGITLAPKISVEDARIDWKHPALRIDRVVRGCAPAPGAWTTFRGERLKVSGPVTLLPGSTELAPGELAVGKNSLRAGTGSHDIEFGEVQPQGKKPMRAADWARGARIESGEQLGL; encoded by the coding sequence ATGCGCCTCGTCTTCGCCGGCACCCCCGAGGTCGCCGTTCCCGCCCTGGACGCCCTGCTGGCCTCCGACCGGCACGAGGTCGTCGCGGTGGTCACCCGCCCCGACGCCCCCGCCGGCCGCGGCCGCAAGCTGGTCGCCAGCCCCGTCGCCCAGCGCGCCGAGGAGGCCGGGATCGAGATCCTCAAGCCCGCGAAGCCCAGCGACCCGGACTTCCTGGCCCGGCTCGCCGAGATCGCCCCCGACTGCTGCCCGGTGGTCGCCTACGGCGCGCTGATCCGCCCCGGCGCCCTGGAGATCCCCGTCCACGGCTGGGTCAACCTGCACTTCTCGCTGCTGCCGGCCTGGCGCGGCGCCGCCCCCGTCCAGCACGCCGTGCTGGCCGGCGACGAGGTGACCGGCGCCTCGACCTTCCGGATCGAGCAGGGCCTGGACTCCGGCCCGGTCTTCGGCGTCATCACCGAGGAGATCCGCCCCACCGACACCAGCGGCGAACTCCTCACCCGGCTCGCGCACTCCGGCGCCCGGCTGCTGAGCGCCACCATGGACGGCATCGAGGACGGCGGGCTGCAGGCCGTCCCGCAGCCGGCCGACGGCATCACCCTCGCCCCGAAGATCTCGGTGGAGGACGCCAGGATCGACTGGAAGCACCCCGCCCTGCGGATCGACCGGGTGGTGCGCGGCTGCGCCCCCGCGCCCGGCGCGTGGACCACCTTCCGCGGCGAGCGGCTCAAGGTCTCCGGCCCGGTCACGCTTCTCCCCGGCAGCACCGAACTCGCCCCCGGCGAGCTGGCGGTCGGCAAGAACAGCCTCCGGGCGGGCACCGGCAGCCACGACATCGAGTTCGGTGAGGTCCAGCCGCAGGGCAAGAAGCCGATGCGCGCGGCGGACTGGGCCCGCGGGGCCCGCATCGAGTCCGGCGAGCAGCTCGGACTCTGA
- a CDS encoding helix-turn-helix domain-containing protein, giving the protein MAVARQLTERGEPMGPMPRELAMIMRPELPSLLKEMASEIVAAIPEYKPLMEGPNARVIRLGIEQNIAAFVDQIAVPTATTVLRDDICRRFGRFEAYEGRSLDMLQEAYRIGCQTALRRARTLGRRYNLSATVMLSFADALFAYMGDLAALSREGYLQAMAELGEEPDNRRRQLLRRILTGSSVARNALVELAEHAAWPLPAEVTMVAVDAGTLPPTGLLAKDVLLDLAVPEPHLLVPGALTAERRAELDRALDGCRAAYGLTAPLAEAADSLRWARHALALASAGIVDGGPVVSCEDHLLPLWLLRDPALVAQLAKKYLGPLAALTPAQRSRLVETLLTWLTTRGTAAEMARLLGVHPQTVRYRMRILDRAFGQQLADPDDRFATEVALRALAVQRRGQPGG; this is encoded by the coding sequence ATGGCCGTAGCCAGGCAGCTGACGGAGCGCGGCGAGCCGATGGGACCGATGCCGCGCGAGTTGGCCATGATCATGCGCCCTGAACTCCCCAGCCTGCTCAAGGAGATGGCGAGCGAGATCGTCGCCGCGATCCCGGAGTACAAACCGCTGATGGAGGGCCCGAACGCGCGGGTGATCCGGCTCGGCATCGAGCAGAACATCGCGGCCTTCGTCGACCAGATCGCCGTCCCCACCGCCACCACGGTGCTGCGGGACGACATCTGCCGCCGCTTCGGCCGCTTCGAGGCCTACGAGGGCCGCAGCCTGGACATGCTGCAGGAGGCCTACCGGATCGGCTGCCAGACCGCGCTGCGCCGGGCCAGGACGCTGGGTAGGCGCTACAACCTGTCCGCCACCGTGATGCTCTCCTTCGCCGACGCGCTCTTCGCCTACATGGGGGACCTCGCCGCGCTCTCCCGCGAGGGCTACCTGCAGGCCATGGCCGAACTGGGCGAGGAGCCGGACAACCGCCGCCGGCAGCTGCTGCGGCGGATCCTCACCGGTTCCTCGGTGGCCCGCAACGCCCTGGTGGAGCTGGCGGAGCACGCGGCCTGGCCGTTACCGGCCGAGGTCACCATGGTCGCGGTGGACGCCGGGACGCTGCCCCCGACCGGCCTGCTCGCCAAGGACGTCCTGCTCGACCTGGCCGTCCCCGAGCCGCACCTGCTGGTGCCGGGGGCGCTCACCGCGGAACGGCGCGCCGAGCTGGACCGGGCCCTGGACGGCTGCCGGGCGGCCTACGGCCTCACCGCCCCGCTGGCCGAGGCGGCGGACTCGCTGCGCTGGGCCCGGCACGCCCTCGCCCTGGCCTCGGCCGGCATCGTGGACGGCGGCCCGGTGGTGTCCTGCGAGGACCACCTGCTGCCGCTCTGGCTGCTCCGGGACCCGGCCCTGGTCGCGCAGTTGGCGAAGAAGTACCTCGGCCCGCTGGCCGCGCTCACCCCCGCCCAGCGCAGCCGGCTGGTCGAGACCCTGCTGACCTGGCTCACCACCCGGGGCACGGCCGCCGAGATGGCCCGGCTGCTGGGCGTCCACCCGCAGACGGTCCGCTACCGGATGCGGATCCTCGACCGCGCCTTCGGACAGCAACTCGCCGACCCCGACGACCGGTTCGCGACCGAGGTGGCGCTGCGGGCGCTGGCCGTCCAGCGCCGCGGGCAGCCCGGCGGCTGA
- a CDS encoding DUF6801 domain-containing protein, producing the protein MGEAVVRRRAWRPAAITTTVLLAGLLPAAASSADGPGQLDLGYTCGSARGPVEVRVLLGQEYPDAGVAGKPLRPGALTAEIALDRAAVAALLPAGTAAVGGTGRFTAHVRQGGSAAEADWTVLAAAGSPLAGEGALRLALTGTVAPVTVSAPGDVTFTAGDLDLTLAAASAPTVPPAPASPAAATAPASLTLPTAPASPAAGAAPTSATPGEPAPVSLHCVQNPGQRAELGSVPVSAATQPSPSATGSPGPSGSAPAGGSASPTATGPAGGAPSPTGAPPPSGAASASAGASALVAPRAETPAQGGTITVGGPVHSGVNACPAAPQGELDPRRLPKVPEGAIVLPMPGADPFEPVPACAFAVGYANVGKLGGAALINDPTRDPAMIRVDMHKRIVMLWTDDGSPGYVEVDGIGELELPPAEATFLTFGFMPTTARMRLTPLTPLTLTVIGNSDWDQPVITTAAGYQNLTLYDVRVNGTPLDVGPNCRTAAPVDLTLVGRQDSGISTDDGRPDYTVQTGGPLSSAHLVIPPFTGCGTGGEDLSPLFTAAVSGAGNSLNFIQGALCTPTSDEPNGCTPEIEMPAPPHR; encoded by the coding sequence ATGGGCGAAGCAGTGGTCCGGCGCCGCGCCTGGCGGCCGGCGGCGATCACCACCACCGTGCTGCTGGCCGGGCTGCTGCCGGCCGCGGCCTCGTCGGCCGACGGGCCGGGGCAACTGGACCTCGGGTACACCTGCGGGTCCGCCCGGGGCCCGGTGGAGGTCCGGGTGCTCCTCGGGCAGGAGTACCCGGACGCCGGGGTGGCGGGCAAGCCGCTCCGGCCCGGGGCGCTGACCGCCGAGATCGCCCTGGACCGGGCCGCGGTGGCGGCCCTGCTGCCGGCCGGCACGGCGGCCGTCGGCGGGACGGGCCGGTTCACCGCTCATGTGCGGCAGGGCGGTTCGGCGGCCGAGGCGGACTGGACGGTGCTCGCCGCGGCCGGCTCGCCGCTCGCCGGTGAGGGCGCTCTGCGGCTCGCCCTCACCGGGACGGTCGCGCCCGTGACGGTGTCCGCGCCGGGGGACGTCACCTTCACCGCCGGCGACCTCGACCTCACCCTGGCCGCCGCCTCCGCCCCCACCGTTCCTCCTGCCCCCGCCTCCCCCGCCGCTGCCACTGCCCCCGCCTCCCTCACCTTGCCCACCGCCCCCGCCTCCCCGGCCGCCGGGGCCGCCCCCACCTCCGCGACCCCCGGCGAGCCGGCCCCGGTCTCCCTGCACTGCGTCCAGAATCCCGGCCAGCGAGCGGAGTTGGGCAGCGTGCCGGTGTCGGCGGCCACGCAGCCGAGCCCGTCCGCCACCGGATCGCCCGGGCCGTCCGGCTCGGCCCCGGCCGGCGGCTCCGCCTCGCCCACCGCCACCGGACCGGCCGGCGGAGCCCCGTCGCCGACCGGCGCGCCCCCACCCTCGGGTGCCGCGTCCGCCTCGGCAGGCGCCTCCGCCCTGGTGGCGCCCCGCGCGGAGACACCCGCCCAGGGCGGCACCATCACGGTCGGCGGCCCGGTCCATTCGGGGGTGAACGCCTGCCCGGCGGCTCCGCAGGGCGAACTCGACCCCCGCCGCCTGCCGAAGGTGCCGGAGGGCGCGATCGTGCTCCCGATGCCCGGCGCCGACCCCTTCGAGCCGGTGCCCGCCTGCGCGTTCGCGGTCGGCTACGCCAATGTCGGCAAGCTCGGCGGAGCGGCGCTGATCAATGACCCGACCCGCGACCCGGCGATGATCCGGGTCGACATGCACAAGCGGATCGTGATGCTCTGGACGGACGACGGCAGCCCCGGATACGTCGAGGTGGACGGCATCGGCGAGCTGGAACTCCCGCCGGCCGAAGCCACCTTCCTCACCTTCGGCTTCATGCCGACCACGGCGAGGATGAGGCTCACCCCGCTCACCCCGCTGACCCTCACGGTGATCGGGAACAGCGACTGGGACCAGCCGGTGATCACCACCGCCGCCGGGTACCAGAACCTGACCCTGTACGACGTCCGGGTGAACGGCACGCCGCTCGACGTCGGGCCGAACTGCCGCACGGCCGCGCCGGTCGACCTCACCCTCGTAGGCCGGCAGGACAGCGGGATCAGCACCGACGACGGCCGTCCGGACTACACCGTGCAGACCGGCGGCCCGCTCTCCTCCGCCCATCTGGTCATCCCGCCGTTCACCGGCTGCGGCACCGGCGGCGAGGACCTCAGCCCGCTGTTCACCGCGGCCGTCTCGGGCGCAGGGAACTCGCTGAACTTCATCCAGGGCGCGCTCTGCACCCCGACCAGCGACGAGCCGAACGGCTGCACCCCGGAGATCGAGATGCCCGCTCCGCCGCACCGCTGA
- a CDS encoding ABC transporter permease: MLFHLAAALWIPRTLRRYRTEVQRLLAEVAFGSGGLGVIGGTVGVMIGMTLFTGTVVGLQGYAAMNELGTTAFTGFISAYFNTREIAPLVAGLALSATVGAGFTAQLGAMRINEEIDALEGMGIRSMPYLVTTRIIAGVVAIVPLYGIGLLSSYLASRAVTVLVNGQSAGTYDHYFNLFLSPVDVLLSTFKVLVFSVIVILAHCYYGYRATGGPAGVGIAVGRSVRNAIVIISVSDFFLSLAVWGATTTVRVAG, encoded by the coding sequence CTGCTCTTCCACCTCGCCGCGGCGCTGTGGATCCCGCGTACCCTGCGGCGCTACCGCACCGAGGTGCAACGCCTGCTGGCCGAAGTGGCGTTCGGCAGCGGCGGCCTCGGCGTGATCGGCGGCACGGTCGGCGTGATGATCGGCATGACCCTGTTCACCGGCACCGTGGTCGGTCTCCAGGGCTACGCCGCGATGAACGAACTGGGCACCACCGCCTTCACCGGCTTCATCTCCGCCTACTTCAACACCCGTGAGATCGCGCCCCTGGTGGCCGGCCTCGCGCTGTCCGCCACCGTCGGCGCCGGCTTCACCGCCCAGCTCGGCGCGATGCGGATCAACGAGGAGATCGACGCGCTGGAGGGCATGGGCATCCGGAGCATGCCGTACCTGGTCACCACCCGGATCATCGCCGGGGTCGTCGCGATCGTCCCGCTGTACGGCATCGGCCTGCTCAGCTCGTACCTGGCCTCCCGGGCGGTGACGGTACTGGTCAACGGGCAGTCGGCGGGCACCTACGACCACTACTTCAACCTCTTCCTCTCGCCGGTGGACGTGCTGCTCTCCACCTTCAAGGTGCTGGTCTTCAGCGTGATCGTGATCCTGGCGCACTGTTACTACGGCTACCGCGCCACCGGCGGCCCGGCCGGGGTGGGCATCGCGGTGGGCCGCTCGGTGCGCAACGCGATCGTCATCATCAGCGTCAGCGACTTCTTCCTCAGCCTCGCGGTCTGGGGCGCGACCACGACGGTGCGGGTGGCCGGATGA